In Deltaproteobacteria bacterium, the sequence CCGCGCGCACATCGGCGAGTCGTGAGACTTCGTCGACCTTGATCTCCGGCGACGGCTCCGCGTCCTGTTGCTGCGCTTCGGCGCCGAACTTCTCGGCCAGGCGCACCATGCCGCGCACCAGCACCGGCTCGTCTCCCTTGAGCAGCGCTTCGTACTTCTGGATGATGTCGTCGTAGATCACGAGGTCACGCGCCCCCGTCAGATCTTCCAGTACGGCGAACGCGATCTTCTTGCCGGTCTTGGTGAGCCGTTCCCGCCAACCCTGCACGATCCCGGCGACCGTAACCTTCTCGAAGCCACGCGCCGTGCCGAGCGACGCACAGGTGTGCGTGGCGAAGCGCTTCACGTCCTCGGCGTATCGAGAAAGAGGATGGCCCGTGATGTAGAACCCGAGGGCCTGCTTCTCCAGCGCGAGCCGCTCGCGCTCGCCCCACTCTTCCTTGCCGAAAACCCGTTCCTCGGGCGCCTCGTCCGCTGCCTTCGGTCCGCCGCCGAACAAGCCGAACTGTCCTGACTCGCGATCCTTCTGCGCGGACGTCCCTTGCTGCAGCGCCGCCTCGATGCAGTCGAAGAGCGCCCGGCGCGGCTTGCCGGTGAAATCGAACGCCCCGGCGGTCACCAGCGCTTCGACCACCTTCTTGTTGATCTTGCGCGTGTCGATGCGGGCGCAGAAGTCGAAGAGACCGGCGAAGGGCTTGGTGCGCGCCGCGAGGGTGGCCTCGATGGCATTCTCGCCCACGCCTTTGATCGCGCCGAGCCCGAATCGAATGAGCTGCTGGCCAGGTTTCTTTGGATCGGGGCTGACGCCGAATTCCAGGTCCGACTCGTTCACGTCGGGCTGCAGAACCGTGATGCCGCGCGTACGCGCTTCTGCGATATGCGCCACGACCTTGTCCGTGTTGTCCTTCTCGGACGACAGAAGCGCAGCCATGAACTCGAGCGGGTAGTGCGCTTTCAGCCACGCCGTTTGATACGTGATCAATCCATAAGCGGTGGAATGGCTCTTGTTGAAGGAATAGGCCGCGAATTGCTCCATCGTATCGAAGAGGTCGGTCGCGAGCTTGACCTCGACGCCGTTCTTTTCGCAGCCTTCGACGAAGCCACTGCGCTCCTTCGCCATGAGGTCGGCCTTCTTCTTCCCCATCGCCCGGCGGAGCAGGTCGGCGCGGCCGAGCGAATAGCCGCCCAGCACCTGCGCGATCTGCATCACCTGCTCCTGGTAGACGATGACGCCGTATGTGTCCCGCAGGATGGCTTCGAGCTTCGGGTGCGGATACGCGACGCGCTCGCGGCCATGCTTGCGATTGATGAAGATGTCCACCATGCCGGAATCGAGCGGTCCCGGCCGGTACAACGCGCCCGCGGCGATGATGTCCTCGAATACCGACGGCTTGAGCTTCTTCACCATCTCGGTGAAGCCCGAGGACTCCATCTGGAAGATCCCGGCCGTGTCGCCGCTGGAGATCAGCTGGTAGGTCTTCCTGTCGTCGAGCGGCAACAGCGCGATGTCGAGGTGTTCCTCCGCCTTCTTGCCGCGGTTGATCAGCTTGACCGCGTTGCTGATCACGGTGAGCGTCGTCAGCCCGAGGAAGTCGAACTTGACCAGCCCCGCGAGCTCCACCTCGTCCTTCGCGAACTGCGTGACCAGCTCGCCGTTCTGGCCGCGGCAGAGCGGCACGTACTCCCAGAGCGGCTTTTCGCCGATGACGACCCCGGCGGCGTGCATGCCGGTCGAACGCGTCAGCCCTTCCAGGGCGCGCGCGTACTCCATGATCGCCTTGAAGACGGGCTTCTGCTCCTGGATCTGCGTCAGCTTGGGCTCGACCTCCAGCGCCTTCTCGATGGTCGCGGGATGCCCTTCGATCAAGTTGGGGATGTTGCGCGTCAGCTCGTTCACCTCGGCGAAGGGGACGCCCATCACCCGCGCGACATCCTTGATGGCGCTCTTCGCCGAGAGGGCCCCGTAGGTGATGATCTGCGCGACGTTCTCCTTTCCGTACTTCTCGGTGACGTAGCTGATCACCTCGCCGCGCCTGTCCTGGCAGAAGTCGATGTCGAAGTCCGGCATCGACACGCGCTCGGGATTGAGGAACCGTTCGAAGAGGAGGTTGTACGGAAGCGGATCGATGTCGGTGATCCGGAGCGAGTAGGCGACCAGCGAGCCCGCGCCCGACCCGCGGCCCGGACCCACCGGGATGCCGTTCCGCTTCGCCCAGTTGATGAAGTCCTGGACGATGAGGAAGTACCCGGAGAATCCCATCGTGATGATGACGCCGAGCTCCCGCTCCACCCTCTCGCGATACGCGTCCGTATCGATGCGCCGGCCCGTGCGCGCGATCTCCTCGAACCGCTGGTCGAGCCCCTCTCGCGCGCGCTTCTGCAGATAGCTGTCGAGCGTCTCGCCGTCCGGCACCTGGAACTTCGGCAGGTGCTTGTCCTTCAGGTTGAGATCGACGTTGCAGCGCTCGGCGATGAGCCAGGAGTTGT encodes:
- the dnaE gene encoding DNA polymerase III subunit alpha yields the protein MPADFAHLHLHTLYSLLDGAIRLPDLMQSCSQSGMKAVAVTDHGNMFGVVNFYQEAKKHGIKPVIGFEAYVAGEKGMADKTQRIGNHLVLLAQNDVGYRNLRYLSSKAFTDGFYYDPRVDKPLLKAHGEGLIALTACMAGAVPRAVRRGDMDEARREVRDLKSIFGDRLYLEIQSNALKEQLPVNHGICELAREEGVPLVATADSHYVRREDAKAHEVLMAIASGRTFDDPKRMRHDTEELYIKSPQEMYAALEAVTGVGDEWKEAVNNSWLIAERCNVDLNLKDKHLPKFQVPDGETLDSYLQKRAREGLDQRFEEIARTGRRIDTDAYRERVERELGVIITMGFSGYFLIVQDFINWAKRNGIPVGPGRGSGAGSLVAYSLRITDIDPLPYNLLFERFLNPERVSMPDFDIDFCQDRRGEVISYVTEKYGKENVAQIITYGALSAKSAIKDVARVMGVPFAEVNELTRNIPNLIEGHPATIEKALEVEPKLTQIQEQKPVFKAIMEYARALEGLTRSTGMHAAGVVIGEKPLWEYVPLCRGQNGELVTQFAKDEVELAGLVKFDFLGLTTLTVISNAVKLINRGKKAEEHLDIALLPLDDRKTYQLISSGDTAGIFQMESSGFTEMVKKLKPSVFEDIIAAGALYRPGPLDSGMVDIFINRKHGRERVAYPHPKLEAILRDTYGVIVYQEQVMQIAQVLGGYSLGRADLLRRAMGKKKADLMAKERSGFVEGCEKNGVEVKLATDLFDTMEQFAAYSFNKSHSTAYGLITYQTAWLKAHYPLEFMAALLSSEKDNTDKVVAHIAEARTRGITVLQPDVNESDLEFGVSPDPKKPGQQLIRFGLGAIKGVGENAIEATLAARTKPFAGLFDFCARIDTRKINKKVVEALVTAGAFDFTGKPRRALFDCIEAALQQGTSAQKDRESGQFGLFGGGPKAADEAPEERVFGKEEWGERERLALEKQALGFYITGHPLSRYAEDVKRFATHTCASLGTARGFEKVTVAGIVQGWRERLTKTGKKIAFAVLEDLTGARDLVIYDDIIQKYEALLKGDEPVLVRGMVRLAEKFGAEAQQQDAEPSPEIKVDEVSRLADVRAAKATRIELKLSAEQATSDKLVELKTLFGRYPGSCSTTLSIVVAGASETKIALKGTRVAPSDDLLAAVDRLFGSKVAQIR